From the bacterium genome, the window AAATGGCACCGCCGCGGCGACCGCAAGCACCGCGAGACACACCACGGCACCGGCACGCGTCCATCGCGACTTATACCAAGGTCTTCCCATGGTGCCGCACCGCTCCTCCGACTGCGCCTGACGCCGTCCGCGGCCTCCACGCGCCGTGGACGCCGGTGCGCGCCGCGTTCTTCCGCCCCCGCCGGGCGCGATCCTCCGTCGCGTCGGCGGCCGCGGCCCGTCGGGTACGCGTCACCACCGCCGCCGGGCGGCGACCGCTAGCTGGCGGCGACTTCGACCCGCGCGCGGCCGGTCTGTTTGGCTCGATACAAGGCCGCGTCGGCGGCGCGGAGCAGGCTCTCGATCGTCTGCCCATGGTCTGGAAACACGGCGACGCCGAGCGACAGGGTCACCGCGCCAAGCGACCGGCCGCGGTGGCGCACATCCAGCCAGCGCACCGCGTCCTCGAGTTCTCGGGCGCGATTGATCGTCTCGTCCAGCGTGGCGCTCGGAAGCACGATGACAAACTCCTCTCCGCCGTACCGGCAGACGATGTCCTCGCGGCGGAAGCGGTCCCGCAGCAACCGTCCGACTTCGCGCAGCATGACGTCCCCGGCTTCGTGCCCAAACGTGTCGTTGAACTGCTTGAACAGGTCGATGTCGAACATGAGGACACCGAGCGACTGGCCGGCTCGTTCGGCCCGGCGAAGCTCGCGGTCGAGCGTTTCCTCGAGATAGCGACGGTTGTAGAGGCCGGTGAGCGGATCCCGAATCGACTGGTGGCGGAGCGTGTCCCGCAGTCGCAGGTTGGCGATGGCAAGCCCGACCTGGTCGGCGACCGTGCGCGCCAGCCGGATCTCGTCCTCTGAGAACACCCGTGGGGACGGCGCGGTCGCGCCGTCCACGAGACACAGCACGCCGCTCGCGTCGCCCTGGGCCATCAACGACACGCACAGCGACGCGGCTGCCGGCGCGTCTGCAAGGTGGCGGCAGCGAGCGTCGGTTGAGTCGTGCCCGAAGTAATGTGGTTGCCCGCGACGCAGCGCCCAACAGTCCTCGAGGGCAAAAGCCGTGGCCCCGCCGCCCCCGCCGCCGCCCCAAGAGACCGCGGACTCGAGCAGGTCACGGGACGGACTCACCAGATAGATCGATCCTCCGCATCCGGGAAACAGTCGGGGCACGGTCCGAGCAATAACGCCGCACGCCTCGTCGATCGACAGGCTCGCCTGAAGCAGGTCACTCATCTGCCCAAGCAGGCTGCCCTCCTGCGACTGCGCGCGCATGCGATCGGCCATCGCATTGTAGGCGCGGGCCATCGCCCCGAGTTCATCGGTTCCGCCGGCGCGCACACGACGCGAGAAGTCGCCGCCGGCCAGGGCCGCCGCCGCCTCCGCGACCTCGTGGATCGACGCAGTG encodes:
- a CDS encoding diguanylate cyclase, with amino-acid sequence MSRRLRGLSLRTKVAAACLVCVLVALAGTALVYRSLGVSAAAGARVAYVNQIIEAANQAMKAVVDAETAERGYLLSGNRGFLQTYTEGTEAVDAALGDLRRLTLVPQQRTRNDQIQTLFTRWKAEVAAPEIAARREAPPGLAQAAQRGYVLVLQMRETAGAYAAGRDPRLFTQWIAEASDLRNRLETLTVMEQSSTQVAALGRAYALADQGARFGPETPAAKLVEIGVQLDPIVSAIRTDAMGADERLRRLTGADSGQAIVDQIRAVNLAFVDTAQATLRANLVATQRTARDARIVATAVPLALVLLLIAAMVAATGVTASIHEVAEAAAALAGGDFSRRVRAGGTDELGAMARAYNAMADRMRAQSQEGSLLGQMSDLLQASLSIDEACGVIARTVPRLFPGCGGSIYLVSPSRDLLESAVSWGGGGGGGATAFALEDCWALRRGQPHYFGHDSTDARCRHLADAPAAASLCVSLMAQGDASGVLCLVDGATAPSPRVFSEDEIRLARTVADQVGLAIANLRLRDTLRHQSIRDPLTGLYNRRYLEETLDRELRRAERAGQSLGVLMFDIDLFKQFNDTFGHEAGDVMLREVGRLLRDRFRREDIVCRYGGEEFVIVLPSATLDETINRARELEDAVRWLDVRHRGRSLGAVTLSLGVAVFPDHGQTIESLLRAADAALYRAKQTGRARVEVAAS